CATCGCGCTCGTCCGCGGCTTCGCCCGCACGCGCAGCGGCACCATCGGCAACCTCTGGGTCGACCTGATCCGCGGGTCGCTCCGCCTGCTCCTGCCCCTCTCGCTCGTCACCGCGGTGGTCCTCATCGCGGGCGGCGTGATCCAGAACTTCGCCGGGTTCCAGGAGGTGCAGACCCTCGCGGGCGGCACGCAGACCATCCCGGGCGGGCCGGTGGCCTCGCAGGAGGCGATCAAGATGCTCGGCACGAACGGCGGCGGATTCTTCAACGCGAACTCCGCGCACCCGTTCGAGGACCCGACCGCCTGGACGAGCGCGTTCCAGGTGCTCCTGATGCTCGTGATCCCGTTCTCGCTCCCCCGCACCTTCGGGAAGATGGTCGGCGACACCCGCCAGGGCACCGCGATCGCGGCCGTCATGGCCACGATCTTCCTGGCCTCCTTCACAGCCCTCACGCTCTTCGAGCTGCAGGGTGCGGGCACGGCCCCGATGGCCGCGGGCGGCGCGATGGAGGGCAAGGAGCAGCGCTTCGGCATCGTGCTCTCGACGCTGTTCGGATCCACCTCGACGCTCACCTCGACGGGTGCCGTCAACTCGATGCACGACTCGTACACGGCGCTCGGCGGCATGATGCCGATGCTCAACATGATGCTCGGCGAGGTCGCCCCCGGCGGCGTCGGATCCGGCCTCTACGGCATGCTCGTGCTCGCCGTGATCGCGGTGTTCGTCGCGGGCCTGCTCGTCGGCCGGACGCCCGAGTACCTCGGCAAGAAGATCGGGCCGCGCGAGATCAAGCTCGCGAGCCTCTACATCCTCGTCACGCCGATCCTGGTGCTCGTCGGCACCGCGCTGAGCTTCGCGATCCCCGCGGTGCGCGCGGACGTCGAGGGCACCTCGATCCTCAACGGCGGCCTGCACGGGCTCTCCGAGGTGGTCTACGCGTTCACGTCGGCGTCCAACAACAACGGGTCCGCGTTCGCCGGCCTCACCGCCTCGACGCCGTGGTTCAACACGGCGCTCGGCGTCGCGATGCTGCTCGGCCGCTTCGTGCCGATCGTGCTCGTGCTGGCGCTCGCCGGATCCCTCGCGGCGCAGGACCGCATCCCCTCCACGGCGGGGACCCTGCCCACCCACCGGCCGCAGTTCGTCGGCCTCCTCATCGGGGTGACGGTCATCGTGACCGCTCTCACCTACTTCCCCGTTCTCGCGCTGGGTCCCCTGGCGGAAGGGCTGCAGTCATGACCACCATCACCCCCGAGGCCGGCTCCGCGCCGGCGGCCGTCCCGTCGGATCCGTCCGAGCCGAAGCCGTCGCGCGCCCGCGCCATCGACGCCCGGCAGCTCGCCGAGGCGCTCCCCGGCGCGTTCCGGAAGCTCGACCCGCGCCTCATGTGGAAGAACCCGGTGATGCTGATCGTCGAGGTCGGCGCCGCGTTCACCACCGTGCTCGCGATCGCCGAGCCCTTCACGGGCGGCCCCGGATCCTCCGGCGGCAGCGCCGTGCCCGCGACCTTCACGGCCGGGATCGCCCTGTGGCTCTGGCTCACCGTCGTCTTCGCGAACCTCGCGGAGTCGGTGGCCGAGGGCCGTGGCAAGGCGCAGGCCGACAGCCTGCGGAAGACCCGCACGAGCACCATGGCACACGTCGTCGCGTCCTACGACCAGGCCGCGGATCCGGGCGCCGAGCGCACGGCGCTCCGCGAGGTGTCGAGCGCCGACCTCACGCTCGGCGACATGGTCGTCGTGGTCGCCGGGGAGTCGATCCCGGGCGACGGCGACGTCGTGTGGGGCATCGCCTCCATCGACGAGTCGGCCATCACGGGCGAGTCCGCCCCGGTGGTCCGCGAGTCCGGCGGTGACCGCAGCGCCGTCACGGGCGGCACGCGGGTGCTGAGCGACCGGATCGTGGTGCGCATCACCTCGAAGCCCGGCGAGACGTTCGTCGACCGCATGAT
This is a stretch of genomic DNA from Clavibacter zhangzhiyongii. It encodes these proteins:
- the kdpA gene encoding potassium-transporting ATPase subunit KdpA translates to MEALAGILQVATVVLVLVLVHRPLGDLMARMYESRHDLRVERGIYRLIGVDPRSEQTWPAYLRAVLAFSLTGVLVVYAMQRLQASLPYALGLPAVPEGISFNTAVSFVTNTNWQSYSPEATMGYTVQLAGLAVQNFVSAAVGIAVAIALVRGFARTRSGTIGNLWVDLIRGSLRLLLPLSLVTAVVLIAGGVIQNFAGFQEVQTLAGGTQTIPGGPVASQEAIKMLGTNGGGFFNANSAHPFEDPTAWTSAFQVLLMLVIPFSLPRTFGKMVGDTRQGTAIAAVMATIFLASFTALTLFELQGAGTAPMAAGGAMEGKEQRFGIVLSTLFGSTSTLTSTGAVNSMHDSYTALGGMMPMLNMMLGEVAPGGVGSGLYGMLVLAVIAVFVAGLLVGRTPEYLGKKIGPREIKLASLYILVTPILVLVGTALSFAIPAVRADVEGTSILNGGLHGLSEVVYAFTSASNNNGSAFAGLTASTPWFNTALGVAMLLGRFVPIVLVLALAGSLAAQDRIPSTAGTLPTHRPQFVGLLIGVTVIVTALTYFPVLALGPLAEGLQS